In Nonomuraea sp. NBC_00507, the following are encoded in one genomic region:
- a CDS encoding MerR family transcriptional regulator has translation MNARRWKIGDLAAATGVTVRTLRHFDQIGLLRPAERSAAGHRVYTGDDVRRLYRILALRELRLPLAEIARSLDGADLRETIARQLEQVEGRLAGQRALRRRLLGLAEALSSAQEPSIDQLIDTMEAMMQAEHFTPEQLARFGERHRELGQDGFAQRLQELTGLATEAEAHAGRGTDPADPAVQDLARRWTAAVAGLAGGDRSVMSAIYGRIDARGPEAATKGILSAAAWDYLRRAFAVGFPQ, from the coding sequence GTGAACGCACGACGCTGGAAGATCGGCGACCTCGCCGCCGCCACGGGCGTGACCGTACGGACCTTGCGGCACTTCGACCAGATCGGCCTGCTGCGCCCGGCCGAGCGCTCCGCCGCCGGGCACCGGGTCTACACCGGTGACGATGTGCGCAGGCTCTACCGGATCCTGGCACTGCGGGAGCTGCGGCTGCCGCTCGCCGAGATCGCCCGCTCCCTCGACGGCGCCGACCTGCGCGAGACCATCGCCCGGCAGCTGGAGCAGGTGGAAGGCCGGCTGGCGGGCCAGCGTGCCCTGCGCCGGCGGCTGCTCGGCCTCGCCGAGGCGCTGAGCAGCGCGCAGGAGCCGTCGATCGACCAGCTCATCGACACGATGGAGGCCATGATGCAGGCGGAACACTTCACCCCCGAACAGCTCGCCAGGTTCGGAGAACGCCACCGGGAGCTGGGCCAGGACGGCTTCGCGCAACGGCTGCAGGAGCTGACCGGCCTGGCCACCGAGGCCGAGGCCCACGCCGGGCGCGGTACGGACCCGGCCGATCCCGCCGTACAGGACCTCGCGCGCCGGTGGACCGCGGCCGTGGCCGGCCTGGCCGGCGGGGACAGGAGCGTCATGTCCGCCATCTACGGCAGGATCGACGCCAGAGGTCCCGAGGCCGCGACGAAGGGCATCCTCAGCGCGGCCGCGTGGGACTACCTCAGGCGCGCCTTCGCCGTCGGCTTCCCCCAGTGA
- a CDS encoding nitroreductase — MRCGLNRGQIVLNDTIACDTVVNVTKVDTWSGREVTIMEVYEAVTSRRAVRGFTDRPVPREVLERVLSAAAWSPSGSNLQPWHVYVVTGEPLAELKKRAGERLATGDPWDEREYEMYPVELKSPYRERRSAFGRERYGALGIARDDWEARQRAASANWDCFGAPAALFCYIDRDMGPPQWADLGIYLQTVMLLLRAEGLHSCPQMAWSVYRKTVADIVHPPDGLVLFCGMSIGFEDVTVDYIRTGRAPLEETVTFVEGSVPATACAETGASPAWSGCRRRRLAGTTSHHEERHDQPLPPRRQPDDRPARLRRHAPAPGRPGRTRPRP, encoded by the coding sequence ATGAGGTGCGGGCTCAACCGCGGCCAAATAGTATTGAATGATACTATCGCGTGTGATACCGTAGTGAATGTAACGAAAGTAGACACCTGGAGCGGACGGGAGGTAACGATCATGGAGGTCTACGAGGCGGTCACGAGCCGGCGTGCGGTGCGCGGATTCACCGACCGGCCTGTCCCGAGGGAGGTGCTGGAGCGGGTGCTGTCCGCCGCGGCCTGGTCGCCGTCCGGATCGAACCTCCAGCCCTGGCACGTCTACGTGGTGACCGGCGAGCCGCTGGCCGAGCTCAAGAAGCGCGCCGGCGAGCGCCTGGCCACGGGCGACCCCTGGGACGAGCGGGAATACGAGATGTACCCGGTCGAACTGAAGTCCCCCTACCGCGAGCGCCGATCCGCCTTCGGCCGGGAGCGCTACGGCGCGCTCGGCATCGCGCGCGATGACTGGGAGGCGCGCCAGAGGGCCGCTTCCGCGAACTGGGACTGTTTCGGCGCGCCCGCCGCCCTGTTCTGCTACATCGACCGCGACATGGGCCCGCCCCAATGGGCCGACCTCGGCATCTATCTGCAGACCGTCATGCTGCTGCTGCGCGCCGAGGGGCTGCACAGCTGCCCGCAGATGGCGTGGTCGGTCTATCGCAAGACCGTCGCGGACATCGTGCACCCCCCGGACGGCCTCGTGCTCTTCTGCGGCATGTCGATCGGGTTCGAGGACGTCACGGTCGACTACATCCGCACAGGCCGCGCGCCGCTCGAGGAGACGGTCACGTTCGTCGAGGGCTCAGTCCCTGCAACCGCCTGCGCCGAGACCGGGGCGTCTCCCGCCTGGAGCGGCTGTCGTCGCCGCCGTCTCGCAGGCACCACATCACATCACGAGGAAAGACATGACCAACCACTTCCGCCTCGGCGGCAACCTGACGATCGACCGGCTCGGCTTCGGCGCCATGCGCCTGCCCCAGGCCGGCCCGGGCGGACCCGCCCGCGACCCTGA
- a CDS encoding aldo/keto reductase has protein sequence MTNHFRLGGNLTIDRLGFGAMRLPQAGPGGPARDPESGRAVLRRAVELGVNHIDTADFYRSQDGSVRANTLIREALSPYPEDLVIATKVGPVFGPGGPRQGTAADLRPQVEANLESLGVDRLDLVYLRIGMMEPPHGESLAQRFEALAALREEGLIRHLGLSNVDAGHLAEARSIAPVTAVQNNFHIANRDETAVLDACTQAGIAFAPFFPLGGGRADINDPGLVKVAERHGATAQQIALAWLLALSPLTLAIPGTGSAAHLEENLAARSITLTGEDLADLA, from the coding sequence ATGACCAACCACTTCCGCCTCGGCGGCAACCTGACGATCGACCGGCTCGGCTTCGGCGCCATGCGCCTGCCCCAGGCCGGCCCGGGCGGACCCGCCCGCGACCCTGAGTCCGGCCGCGCCGTCCTGCGCCGCGCCGTCGAGCTCGGCGTCAACCACATCGACACCGCCGACTTCTACCGCAGCCAGGACGGCTCCGTCCGCGCCAACACCCTGATCCGCGAGGCCCTGTCCCCCTACCCGGAGGATCTGGTCATCGCCACCAAGGTCGGCCCGGTCTTCGGCCCCGGCGGCCCCCGCCAGGGCACCGCCGCCGACCTCCGGCCCCAGGTCGAAGCCAACCTCGAAAGCCTGGGCGTGGATCGCCTCGACCTGGTCTACCTGCGCATCGGCATGATGGAGCCCCCGCACGGCGAGTCGCTCGCCCAACGCTTCGAGGCGCTCGCCGCCCTGCGCGAGGAGGGCCTGATCCGCCACCTGGGCCTCAGCAACGTCGACGCCGGCCATCTCGCCGAGGCCCGCTCGATCGCCCCCGTCACGGCCGTCCAGAACAACTTCCACATCGCCAACCGTGACGAGACGGCCGTCCTGGACGCCTGCACCCAGGCCGGCATCGCCTTCGCGCCCTTCTTCCCCCTCGGCGGCGGCAGAGCCGACATCAACGACCCCGGCCTGGTCAAGGTCGCCGAACGGCACGGCGCCACCGCCCAGCAGATCGCCCTGGCCTGGCTGCTGGCCCTGTCCCCGCTCACCCTTGCCATCCCGGGCACCGGCTCCGCGGCTCACCTGGAGGAGAACCTGGCGGCCCGGTCGATCACCCTCACTGGGGAGGACCTCGCCGACCTCGCCTGA
- a CDS encoding CBS domain-containing protein, protein MRARDLAVEFPTVTMDTPALDAAKLLAEQDLPGLIIVDDGRPLSILPGTQVLRLAVPPYCQDDPALARVVDEAHADLFLRKLGGKTVRECLPEQPRELPLADLKATVLELAALMARTRSPVAAVVDGEGRLVGAVTLQSLLDHALEL, encoded by the coding sequence ATGCGCGCACGCGATCTCGCCGTCGAATTCCCGACGGTCACCATGGACACCCCGGCCCTCGATGCGGCCAAGCTGCTGGCCGAGCAGGACCTTCCCGGTCTCATCATCGTCGACGACGGGCGGCCGCTCAGCATCCTGCCGGGCACGCAGGTGCTGCGGCTGGCGGTCCCGCCGTACTGCCAGGACGACCCGGCGCTGGCGCGGGTGGTGGACGAGGCCCATGCCGACCTGTTCCTGCGCAAGCTCGGCGGCAAGACCGTCCGCGAGTGCCTGCCGGAGCAGCCCCGGGAGTTGCCGTTGGCCGACCTGAAGGCGACCGTGCTGGAGCTGGCGGCGCTCATGGCCCGCACGCGCAGCCCGGTGGCCGCCGTCGTCGACGGTGAGGGGCGGCTCGTGGGGGCGGTCACGCTGCAGTCGCTGCTGGACCACGCGCTGGAGCTGTGA
- a CDS encoding MarR family winged helix-turn-helix transcriptional regulator, which produces MTADVPRKTTASRATDRPGDASPFALGLLLRQAHWRAATVMAEALRPLGIELRHFAVLIVLVDRGPTVQRDLAAATGSDKAGIMRVVDDLERKGLAVRKSVPGDRRARAVEITPEGVELFEAAHVAAEPLAERLVADLGPGEAELLRDLLTRFAYPAGGEA; this is translated from the coding sequence ATGACCGCTGATGTGCCTCGCAAAACCACTGCCTCGCGTGCGACCGACCGCCCCGGGGATGCCTCGCCTTTCGCTCTCGGCTTGCTGCTGCGCCAGGCGCACTGGCGTGCGGCCACGGTGATGGCAGAGGCGCTTCGGCCGCTCGGCATCGAGTTGCGGCATTTCGCCGTGCTGATCGTGCTCGTCGACCGCGGGCCCACGGTGCAGCGGGACTTGGCGGCGGCGACGGGGTCGGACAAGGCGGGGATCATGCGGGTCGTGGACGATCTGGAGCGTAAGGGCCTGGCCGTCCGCAAGAGCGTTCCTGGGGATCGGCGGGCGCGGGCGGTGGAGATCACGCCTGAGGGCGTCGAGCTGTTCGAGGCGGCCCATGTGGCGGCGGAGCCGCTGGCTGAGCGTCTGGTCGCCGACCTGGGGCCCGGCGAGGCCGAGCTGCTGCGGGATCTGCTGACCCGGTTCGCCTATCCCGCAGGCGGCGAGGCGTAA
- a CDS encoding class I SAM-dependent methyltransferase, giving the protein MGLGKLLHHHAEHADEGGTIDRPRAYEIFASIGFVGGRRAAFTRLAAAARPRAGDRILDVGCGTGYLSRILARVAAPGGHVTGLDPSPAMIEYATGRAPGNCTYVVGQGQDLPFPDGSFDLVVSSLAVHHMPAAARPEAIRQMFRVLRPGGRLLIGEFRPPANHLARRLVGLLSGPAMQHDPRDLLGTMIPDAGFVVESEGDLPYLLYYVRATRPDGQGERLA; this is encoded by the coding sequence ATGGGCCTCGGAAAGCTGCTGCACCACCACGCCGAACACGCCGACGAGGGCGGCACCATCGACCGCCCGCGGGCGTACGAGATCTTCGCCTCGATCGGCTTCGTGGGCGGCCGCCGCGCCGCGTTCACCCGCCTGGCCGCCGCGGCCCGCCCGCGGGCCGGTGACCGGATCCTGGACGTCGGCTGCGGCACCGGCTATCTCTCCCGGATCCTGGCCCGGGTCGCCGCGCCCGGCGGCCACGTCACCGGCCTGGACCCGTCCCCGGCGATGATCGAGTACGCCACCGGACGCGCTCCGGGCAACTGCACCTACGTAGTCGGCCAAGGGCAGGACCTGCCGTTCCCCGATGGGTCGTTCGACCTGGTGGTCTCCAGCCTCGCCGTGCACCACATGCCCGCCGCCGCCCGGCCCGAGGCGATCCGGCAGATGTTCCGGGTGCTCCGGCCGGGCGGGCGGCTGCTCATCGGCGAGTTCCGCCCGCCGGCCAACCACCTGGCCAGGCGCCTGGTCGGCCTGCTGTCCGGCCCCGCCATGCAGCACGACCCGCGTGACCTGCTCGGCACCATGATCCCGGACGCCGGCTTCGTGGTGGAGTCCGAGGGCGACCTGCCATACCTGCTGTATTACGTCCGAGCCACCCGGCCGGACGGGCAGGGGGAACGGCTCGCCTGA
- a CDS encoding TetR/AcrR family transcriptional regulator — MGKTAARQPVPARRADAERNIAAILEAGTRLLSADPSASVADIAKAAGVGRVTLYGHFPSRETLVDAVLDHTVGVADAALEDPSLDTAPAPEAMGRLLRSSWEILDRHRRLFVAADRVMATERIREHHDRPLRRVERLIARGQRDGDFRTDLPLPWLVTTFFSIIHSAAQEREAGRLAPEDVELVLVTTMLSLLTSGERSGRSRDGGHG; from the coding sequence ATGGGGAAGACCGCGGCTCGACAGCCCGTACCTGCCCGGCGGGCCGACGCCGAACGCAACATCGCCGCGATCCTCGAGGCCGGGACCCGGCTGCTCAGCGCCGACCCGTCCGCCAGCGTGGCCGACATCGCCAAGGCCGCCGGGGTGGGCCGGGTCACGCTCTACGGGCATTTCCCCTCGCGGGAGACGCTGGTGGACGCCGTGCTCGACCACACGGTCGGCGTGGCGGACGCCGCGCTGGAGGATCCGTCGCTCGACACGGCTCCGGCGCCCGAGGCCATGGGGAGGCTGCTGCGGTCGTCCTGGGAGATCCTCGATCGGCATCGCCGGTTGTTCGTGGCCGCGGACCGGGTCATGGCGACCGAGCGGATCAGGGAGCATCACGACCGGCCGTTGCGCCGGGTGGAGCGGCTGATCGCGCGCGGGCAGCGGGACGGGGACTTCCGTACGGACCTGCCGCTGCCGTGGCTGGTGACGACGTTCTTCTCGATCATTCACAGTGCCGCCCAGGAGCGGGAGGCAGGGCGGCTGGCGCCTGAGGACGTGGAGCTGGTGCTGGTCACGACGATGTTGTCGCTGCTCACCTCCGGCGAACGGTCCGGGCGGTCGCGCGACGGTGGTCACGGATGA
- a CDS encoding helix-turn-helix transcriptional regulator: protein MWETSARLLRLLSLLQARADWTGAELAERLKVGLRTVRRDIDRLRDLGYPVDATPGVAGGYRLGVGAALPPLLLDDEEAVAVVISLHTAATGSVAGLEESALRALTKLQQVLPSRLRHRVSAFQAATVPLAGAAAPAVSADLLTGLAAACRDRRRLRLRYQGRGGLSEREVEPHRLVHTPRRWYLLAWDVAKEDWRTFRVDRIDGPLGMPGARFEPRTPPAPDVAAYVSRAITSAPYRYQARILFHAPLEAVAPQTSAGAGRLEAVDANTCLYVTGSNALDELAIYIAVKGFDFEVLDPPELVPVLREVFDRLRRAAERSGPPTTP from the coding sequence ATGTGGGAAACGTCCGCCCGGCTGCTCCGCCTGCTCTCCCTCCTCCAGGCGCGCGCCGACTGGACGGGCGCCGAGCTGGCCGAACGGCTCAAGGTGGGGCTGCGGACCGTGCGGCGCGACATCGACCGGCTGCGTGACCTCGGTTACCCGGTGGACGCCACCCCTGGCGTGGCCGGCGGCTACCGGCTCGGCGTGGGCGCCGCCCTGCCGCCGCTGCTGCTCGACGACGAGGAGGCCGTGGCCGTGGTGATCAGCCTGCACACCGCCGCCACCGGCAGCGTCGCCGGGCTGGAGGAGAGCGCGCTGCGGGCGCTGACCAAGCTGCAGCAGGTGCTGCCGTCACGGCTGCGGCACCGGGTGAGCGCGTTCCAGGCCGCGACGGTGCCGCTGGCCGGCGCGGCCGCCCCCGCCGTGAGCGCCGACCTGCTGACCGGGCTCGCCGCCGCCTGCCGCGACCGGCGCCGCCTGCGCCTGCGCTACCAGGGACGCGGGGGCCTGTCCGAACGGGAGGTCGAGCCGCACCGCCTGGTCCACACGCCGCGGCGGTGGTATCTGCTGGCCTGGGACGTGGCCAAGGAGGACTGGCGGACGTTCCGGGTGGACCGCATCGACGGGCCGCTGGGGATGCCGGGGGCCCGGTTCGAGCCGCGTACGCCGCCCGCGCCGGACGTGGCCGCGTACGTGTCCAGGGCCATCACGTCCGCGCCGTACCGCTACCAGGCCCGCATCCTCTTCCACGCGCCCCTGGAAGCGGTCGCGCCCCAGACCTCGGCGGGTGCGGGGCGGCTGGAGGCGGTGGACGCGAACACCTGCCTGTACGTCACCGGCTCCAACGCGCTCGACGAACTGGCGATCTACATCGCGGTCAAGGGCTTCGACTTCGAGGTCCTCGACCCGCCGGAGCTGGTGCCGGTCCTCCGCGAGGTCTTCGACCGGCTCCGCCGCGCCGCCGAGCGCTCCGGGCCGCCGACCACTCCATGA
- a CDS encoding epoxide hydrolase family protein, with protein MTKSDITPFRVEIPQAAIDDLRDRLRRTRWAPELPGVDWERGVPTSYLRDLAGYWADGFDWRAQEAELNAYPQFITTIDGADVHFLHVRSAEPDATPLLLLHGWPGSVVEFLDLIGPLTDPVAHGGAAADAFHLVIPSLPGYGFSGPLRETGWTDGRTAAALAELMTRLGYDRYGVQGGDVGAFIAPLMGRLAPDNVIGVHVNGLLTFPTGDPAVMGSLTEAERGRLGGMEEWQQKLGAYMSLQGTRPQTIAASLHDSPAGQLAWIVEKFKDWTDPAAKLPEDAVDRDRILTNVSIYWFTETAGSSAHTYFERFNDFSAWGPVERGTVPTAAAVFPTDYSVRPLAEQVHNVVRWSEFDHGGHFAALETPGVLIGDVREFFRSLA; from the coding sequence ATGACGAAGAGCGACATCACCCCCTTCCGCGTCGAGATCCCGCAGGCCGCCATCGACGATCTCCGCGACCGGCTCCGGCGTACGCGCTGGGCCCCCGAGCTGCCCGGCGTCGATTGGGAGCGCGGCGTGCCCACGAGCTACCTGCGCGACCTGGCCGGCTACTGGGCCGACGGCTTCGACTGGCGCGCCCAGGAGGCGGAGCTGAACGCGTACCCGCAGTTCATCACCACGATCGACGGCGCGGACGTGCACTTCCTGCACGTCCGCTCGGCCGAGCCGGACGCCACCCCGCTCCTGCTGCTGCACGGCTGGCCGGGCTCGGTCGTCGAGTTCCTCGACCTCATCGGCCCGCTCACCGACCCGGTCGCGCACGGCGGCGCCGCCGCCGACGCCTTCCACCTGGTGATCCCGTCGCTGCCCGGCTACGGCTTCTCCGGCCCGTTGCGCGAGACCGGCTGGACGGACGGACGCACCGCCGCCGCGCTGGCCGAGCTGATGACCAGGCTCGGCTACGACCGGTACGGCGTGCAGGGAGGCGACGTCGGCGCCTTCATCGCACCCCTGATGGGCCGCCTCGCCCCGGACAACGTCATCGGGGTGCACGTCAACGGCCTGCTCACGTTCCCGACCGGCGACCCGGCGGTCATGGGGTCGCTGACGGAGGCCGAGCGGGGGCGGCTGGGCGGGATGGAGGAGTGGCAGCAGAAGCTGGGCGCGTACATGAGCCTGCAGGGCACCCGCCCGCAGACCATCGCCGCCTCCCTGCACGACTCCCCCGCCGGGCAGCTGGCCTGGATCGTGGAGAAGTTCAAGGACTGGACCGACCCGGCGGCCAAGCTGCCCGAGGACGCCGTGGACCGGGATCGCATCCTTACCAACGTGAGCATCTACTGGTTCACCGAGACGGCGGGGTCGTCGGCGCACACGTACTTCGAGCGGTTCAACGACTTCAGCGCGTGGGGGCCGGTGGAGCGCGGGACCGTGCCGACGGCGGCGGCGGTGTTCCCGACCGACTACTCCGTGCGGCCGCTGGCCGAGCAGGTGCACAACGTGGTGCGGTGGTCGGAGTTCGACCACGGCGGCCACTTCGCCGCCCTGGAGACGCCCGGCGTGCTCATCGGCGATGTGCGGGAGTTCTTCCGGTCGCTCGCCTGA
- a CDS encoding macrolide family glycosyltransferase, with product MSTIAFLNIAMHGHVNPTLPVVSELVRRGHCVTYHTSPAFAKEIEATGATVCLYPEVDRPFADPPMPVTMLDGLARTAVGVLPAVLSDLRRVRPDLIVHGAACPWGAVAARELEVPAAALFTTFAFNRSAPSPTRGSWELLAAAATRPRNVQGYLRSRWGLSRRYDTRGLPLLDLANVRQPLNLVFTSRAFQPGVDAFDESYQFVGPSLGARPPDPAFPLDRLRAPVLYASLGTVFDAGPQLLRTFATALAPLGGTVVISTGPTDPAALDPLPANVLARRFVPQPEVLARAALFVTHGGMNSVNEALHAGVPMLVVPQGADQPLVARRVAELGAGLSIRTQDAAPGPVHALARLLLDDPRFRAAAATLQVAQREAGGYVRAADELEHYLHRAGRVSRPVPADSPQER from the coding sequence ATGAGCACCATCGCGTTCCTCAACATCGCCATGCACGGGCACGTCAATCCGACGCTGCCGGTCGTGTCTGAGCTGGTCCGTCGCGGCCACTGCGTCACCTATCACACCTCGCCCGCGTTCGCGAAGGAGATCGAGGCCACCGGCGCCACCGTGTGCCTCTACCCCGAAGTCGACCGGCCGTTCGCCGATCCGCCGATGCCGGTCACCATGCTGGACGGGCTGGCCCGCACAGCCGTCGGTGTGCTGCCCGCCGTGCTTTCCGATCTGCGTCGCGTCCGGCCTGACCTGATCGTCCACGGCGCCGCCTGCCCCTGGGGCGCGGTCGCCGCCCGCGAACTCGAGGTGCCGGCGGCAGCGTTGTTCACCACGTTCGCGTTCAACCGGTCCGCGCCCAGCCCCACCCGCGGCTCGTGGGAGCTACTGGCCGCGGCGGCGACCCGGCCCCGCAATGTCCAGGGCTACCTGCGGTCGCGGTGGGGGTTGTCCCGCCGCTACGACACCCGGGGACTGCCCCTGCTCGACCTGGCGAACGTACGCCAGCCGCTCAACCTGGTCTTCACCTCGCGCGCCTTCCAGCCCGGCGTCGACGCCTTCGACGAGTCGTACCAGTTCGTCGGCCCCAGCCTGGGCGCCCGTCCACCCGACCCGGCGTTCCCGCTCGATCGGCTGCGAGCCCCGGTGCTGTACGCCTCGCTGGGCACGGTGTTCGATGCCGGGCCGCAGCTGCTGCGCACCTTCGCCACCGCGCTCGCACCGCTGGGCGGCACCGTGGTCATCTCCACCGGACCCACCGATCCGGCCGCGCTGGATCCGCTGCCAGCCAACGTGCTCGCCCGCCGCTTCGTGCCGCAACCAGAGGTGCTGGCCCGCGCCGCGCTGTTCGTCACGCACGGCGGGATGAACAGCGTCAACGAGGCCCTGCACGCCGGGGTCCCGATGCTGGTGGTCCCGCAGGGCGCCGATCAGCCGCTGGTGGCCCGGCGGGTGGCCGAGCTCGGCGCAGGCCTGTCGATCCGTACTCAGGACGCCGCTCCGGGACCCGTGCACGCCCTCGCCCGGCTCCTGCTCGACGATCCCCGTTTCCGGGCCGCGGCGGCCACGTTGCAGGTCGCCCAGCGTGAGGCCGGCGGCTATGTGCGCGCCGCCGACGAACTCGAGCACTACCTGCACCGGGCCGGACGGGTCAGCCGGCCGGTCCCGGCGGACTCGCCACAGGAGCGCTGA
- a CDS encoding patatin-like phospholipase family protein, which translates to MNVRYRRRSASSALHSVGEGLRALPRPVAVVVGGGGVLGAAQVGIGYALEQRGFVPDLVIGTSVGALNGAIAAAHPGKAAPWLDVVWTRVRRREVFPLGYLPTRASICTDRGLRRLIARAGLPPRIEQLEVPFTAVAMDLATGAQALLDHGDLESALLASAAIPGILPPVDRDGRTLVDGGVIALVPVRAALQAGAASVVVLSTGPTSWPLRPAIPPRRAGAVAARAGLLLWHAQIERDLQEVSRRIPTVVLPTGIETWPAPWDFGHSQRLINTACLAAGRFLDGLRISGPGLYRVDGPPATSAGLGRARTASISEVGR; encoded by the coding sequence ATGAATGTCAGATATCGCCGGAGATCCGCCTCCTCGGCTCTCCACAGCGTCGGCGAGGGCTTGCGTGCCCTTCCCCGTCCCGTGGCGGTGGTGGTGGGGGGCGGGGGAGTGCTCGGGGCCGCGCAGGTCGGCATCGGGTACGCGTTGGAGCAGCGCGGATTCGTCCCGGACCTGGTCATCGGAACCTCGGTGGGCGCTCTCAACGGAGCGATCGCGGCCGCCCACCCCGGCAAGGCCGCACCATGGCTGGATGTCGTGTGGACCCGTGTGCGGCGCCGTGAGGTGTTTCCGCTCGGCTACCTGCCCACCCGGGCCAGCATCTGCACCGATCGCGGCCTGCGCAGGCTGATCGCCCGGGCCGGCCTGCCGCCGCGGATCGAACAGCTGGAGGTCCCCTTCACCGCGGTGGCCATGGATCTGGCCACCGGCGCTCAGGCGCTGCTCGACCACGGAGATCTCGAGTCCGCGCTGCTGGCCAGCGCCGCCATTCCGGGGATCCTGCCCCCGGTGGATCGGGACGGCCGGACGCTCGTCGACGGCGGAGTGATCGCCCTTGTCCCGGTGCGGGCGGCCCTGCAGGCAGGGGCGGCCAGCGTGGTGGTGCTGTCGACCGGCCCGACAAGCTGGCCGCTGCGCCCGGCCATCCCGCCCCGGCGGGCCGGCGCGGTCGCCGCCAGGGCGGGGCTGCTGCTGTGGCACGCTCAGATCGAGCGCGACCTGCAGGAGGTGTCCCGCCGGATTCCGACCGTCGTGCTGCCGACCGGCATCGAGACCTGGCCCGCCCCCTGGGACTTCGGTCACTCCCAGCGGCTGATCAACACTGCTTGCCTGGCGGCGGGCCGCTTTCTCGACGGTCTGCGCATCAGCGGGCCCGGCCTGTATCGGGTCGACGGTCCTCCTGCGACATCGGCCGGTCTGGGCAGGGCACGGACCGCTTCGATCTCGGAGGTCGGCCGATGA
- a CDS encoding TetR/AcrR family transcriptional regulator: MSGDRRVRRTRRMVQEALVALILEKGYDAVTVTDIIDRADVGRSTFYAHFTDKQDVLFSNLDGLAFLHPAPVDGPGELFAFSLPTFEHVHEQRRLVRALMGRRSGGLVHARGEQLLAAVVRKELLAAGARASAALDLLVVCVVGAFMGLLRAWVDGESAASPAELDAAFRAAVEPGVRAALNGQNG; the protein is encoded by the coding sequence TTGTCCGGAGACCGGCGGGTCCGGCGTACCCGGCGGATGGTCCAGGAGGCGCTCGTGGCGCTGATCCTGGAGAAGGGCTATGACGCGGTGACCGTCACCGACATCATCGACCGGGCCGACGTGGGCCGGTCCACCTTCTACGCGCATTTCACCGACAAGCAGGACGTGTTGTTCAGCAACCTCGACGGGCTCGCCTTCCTCCATCCCGCGCCGGTGGACGGGCCGGGGGAGCTGTTCGCGTTCAGCCTCCCGACGTTCGAGCACGTGCACGAGCAGCGCCGGCTCGTGCGGGCGCTGATGGGACGGCGCAGCGGCGGGCTGGTGCACGCGCGCGGCGAGCAGTTGCTCGCGGCCGTCGTCAGGAAGGAGCTCCTGGCCGCGGGCGCGCGGGCGTCGGCCGCGCTCGACCTGCTGGTGGTCTGCGTGGTCGGTGCGTTCATGGGGCTGCTGCGGGCATGGGTGGACGGCGAGAGCGCCGCCTCACCCGCCGAGTTGGACGCCGCGTTCCGCGCGGCCGTCGAGCCTGGCGTACGCGCGGCCCTAAATGGACAAAACGGATAA